From a single Candoia aspera isolate rCanAsp1 chromosome 2, rCanAsp1.hap2, whole genome shotgun sequence genomic region:
- the LOC134491899 gene encoding avidin-like, whose amino-acid sequence MWTKVIAGVLCTAAAASSVPNCPVLPVISAAEKKRQGTLAGNWVNELGSKMVLELPNAKGEFSGTYLTSVSASQKPIVKSPLIGIQHAPLREGQVTFGFTVNWAFSDSTAVFVGQRFVDEKGKETLETMWLLREEMDSAGDNWKATRVGTNIFKREP is encoded by the exons ATGTGGACCAAAGTGATCGCCGGCGTTCTGTGCACGGCCGCCGCCGCCTCGTCGGTGCCGAACTGCCCGGTCCTGCCAGTGATCAGTGCGGCGGAGAAGAAGAGGCAG gGCACCCTGGCTGGAAACTGGGTGAACGAACTAGGCTCCAAGATGGTCCTCGAGCTGCCCAATGCCAAGGGCGAGTTCTCTGGGACCTACCTGACCAGCGTCTCTGCCTCCCAGAAGCCCATCGTGAAATCGCCCCTGATTGGGATCCAGCATGCCCCCTTGAGGGAGGGCCAGGTCACCTTTGGCTTTACCGTCAACTGGGCCTTCTCAG ATTCCACAGCTGTCTTTGTGGGGCAGAGGTTTGTGGATGAAAAGGGCAAAGAAACCCTGGAGACCATGTGGCTCCTGCGTGAGGAGATGGACTCTGCTGGAGACAATTGGAAAGCCACCAG GGTTGGCACAAACATCTTCAAACGAGAACCATAG
- the CREB3 gene encoding cyclic AMP-responsive element-binding protein 3: MLCPEEAAAPAEQDLLDFLLQEELFLGREPEQWDLPPPQVRPGEDDDELEELLRGLWSPFGEESDGSAERCGPSSLAEDRSPADSPPGSGSVQSDHSYSLYPSAPTPQGEAALETREGDVAIDLERWADVAAYEGLGLPAAVPAGELLVGAGLQLDFPPLVLTDEEKQLLEKEGVSIPSNLPLTKAEERVLKRVRRKIRNKQSAQDSRRRKKVYVDNLESRVLVCTAQNSELQRKVQLLKQQNTSLLEQLRKLQALVQHTSTKTAAASTCVMVLFFSFCLVLLPSIYPLGGQEQLLGQPGVLSRKLREYSNGASWSPADAPQPEEATVSLPPRSLGLPWSAKAVSREGFRSAGSLNGSLEGSQSQPAARPPLASSSNASSGPPSPALEGLSSHPQYQPPGKERAPPPASGDQQPGWVDGATSVILQSHRADEM; encoded by the exons ATGCTGTGCCCggaggaggcggcggccccggCCGAGCAGGACCTGCTGGACTTCCTCCTGCAGGAGGAGCTTTTCCTGGGGAGGGAGCCGGAGCAGTGGGACCTCCCGCCGCCGCAG GTCCGGCCGGGGGAGGACGACGACGAGCTGGAGGAGCTCCTGAGGGGCCTCTGGAGCCCTTTCGGGGAGGAGTCGGACGGCTCCGCGGAGCGCTGTGGCCCGAGCAGCCTTGCCGAGGACCGGTCTCCCGCGGACAGCCCCCCCGGGTCGGGAAGCGTCCAGTCGGATCACAGTTACTCCTTGTACCCGAGCGCCCCCACGCCTCAGGGGGAGGCCGCCCTGGAGACGCGGGAAGGGGACGTAGCCATCGATCTGG AGAGGTGGGCAGATGTGGCGGCCTACGAGGGCCTCGGCCTTCCTGCTGCAGTGCCCGCAGGGGAGCTCCTGGTAGGAGCAGGCCTGCAG TTGGACTTTCCCCCACTGGTCCTGACGGATGAAGAGAAGCAGCTTCTGGAGAAGGAGGGTGTCTCGATCCCCTCCAACCTACCCCTGACCAAG GCAGAGGAGCGGGTCCTGAAGCGGGTCCGAAGGAAGATCCGCAACAAGCAGTCAGCCCAGGACAGTCGCCGCCGGAAGAAGGTCTACGTGGACAACCTGGAGAGCAG GGTGCTCGTCTGCACAGCCCAGAACAGTGAGCTTCAGAGGAAGGTGCAGCTGCTGAAGCAGCAGAACAC GTCCCTGCTCGAGCAGTTGAGGAAGTTGCAAGCACTCGTCCAGCACACGTCCACCAAGACTGCTGCGGCCAGTACCTGCGTCATG GTCCTGTTCTTCTCCTTCTGTCTGGTCCTCTTGCCCAGCATTTATCCTTTGGGAGGCCAGGAGCAACTGCTGGGGCAGCCAGGAG TGCTGTCCCGGAAGCTGCGTGAGTACTCGAATGGGGCTTCCTGGTCACCGGCCGATGCCCCCCAGCCAGAAGAAGCGACAGTGTCCCTCCCTCCCAGGTCCCTGGGGCTGCCCTGGTCGGCGAAAGCCGTGTCCCGCGAAGGCTTTAGGTCTGCAGGGAGCCTCAATGGGTCTCTGGAGGGCTCACAGAGTCAACCAGCGGCTCGGCCCCCCTTGGCCAGCAGCAGCAATGCCTCCTCGGGCccaccttcccctgccttggAGGGGCTCTCCTCACACCCCCAGTACCAGCCTCCAGGGAAGGAGAGGGCACCCCCACCAGCCTCGGGTGACCAGCAGCCTGGCTGGGTGGATGGTGCTACCAGTGTCATTCTTCAGTCCCATCGCGCCGATGAAATGTGA
- the LOC134491900 gene encoding avidin-like: MTIAPTNNPEEFQGSYLTAVSATDSAIQRSPLKGFQHHVDQRAQPTFGFTVHWSFSNSITAFTGQCFLNAGGREQLQTTWLLRSEVGSISEDWGATRVGTNTFHRIS, translated from the exons ATGACCATCGCTCCCACCAACAATCCCGAGGAGTTCCAGGGCTCCTACCTGACTGCCGTGTCAGCCACCGACAGCGCCATCCAACGATCGCCTCTGAAGGGATTCCAGCACCACGTGGACCAGCGGGCCCAGCCCACCTTTGGCTTCACAGTCCACTGGAGCTTTTCTA ATTCCATCACCGCCTTTACAGGCCAGTGTTTCCTGAATGCAGGTGGAAGGGAGCAGCTGCAAACCACCTGGCTGCTGCGCTCGGAGGTGGGATCCATATCGGAAGATTGGGGGGCAACCCG GGTTGGCACAAACACCTTCCACCGAATCAGCTAA